One Stenotrophomonas sp. SAU14A_NAIMI4_5 DNA segment encodes these proteins:
- a CDS encoding GAF domain-containing sensor histidine kinase codes for MNTLTDPNLLNDIAEIGRIEAVPRILETVAHITGSRFTAIARVTETTWTACATLDTLGFGLVPGGQLVLETTICDEIRQSPTSVVFAQASAHPLYSKHHTPRIYGLESYASVPIHRPDGSFFGTLCAIDSTPGNFDEAHIRRSMELLADLVGNYLDKEDRLLEAETALTDAQRVSDLRDQFIAVLGHDLRSPLQAISVAADSLEMDATSERQQQMLAHIASGVTRMDGLINDVLDFARGRLGGGIPISLRESHSLQADLERVAAEVAIATGRQDISVQMQIEGSVVCDPGRLSQLLANLLTNAAQHGERSAPVTLRVHAASNRLTLDVHNAGCIPSERLGNIFSPFSREQGELPRPGLGLGIYIASEIARSHGGTLEVASNEGAGTLFTFQMPGAGRS; via the coding sequence ATGAATACCCTGACCGATCCCAATCTGCTGAACGACATCGCTGAGATTGGTCGTATCGAGGCGGTGCCGCGCATCCTTGAAACCGTGGCCCATATCACCGGCTCGAGATTCACTGCGATTGCCCGGGTGACCGAGACGACCTGGACCGCCTGCGCCACCTTGGACACCCTGGGGTTTGGGCTGGTTCCAGGCGGGCAACTGGTCCTGGAAACCACCATCTGTGATGAGATCAGGCAGTCACCCACCTCGGTCGTGTTTGCGCAGGCCAGTGCACACCCGCTGTATTCCAAGCACCACACCCCGCGGATCTACGGGCTGGAGAGTTACGCGTCCGTGCCGATCCATCGCCCGGACGGCAGCTTCTTCGGCACCCTCTGCGCTATTGACTCGACGCCGGGCAACTTCGATGAAGCCCATATCCGACGCTCCATGGAACTGCTTGCCGACCTTGTTGGGAATTACCTCGACAAGGAGGATCGCCTGCTGGAAGCAGAGACAGCACTCACCGATGCACAGCGGGTTTCAGACCTGCGCGATCAGTTCATTGCGGTACTGGGCCATGATCTTCGCAGCCCGCTGCAGGCGATCAGCGTGGCTGCGGATTCGCTGGAAATGGACGCAACGTCTGAGCGTCAGCAGCAGATGCTCGCGCACATCGCATCGGGCGTCACCCGCATGGATGGGCTGATCAACGATGTGCTCGATTTCGCCCGGGGCCGGTTGGGTGGCGGCATCCCGATCTCGCTCCGGGAAAGCCATTCGTTGCAGGCCGACCTTGAGCGCGTTGCGGCGGAGGTGGCAATCGCGACCGGTCGCCAGGACATCAGCGTGCAGATGCAGATCGAGGGCAGCGTGGTCTGCGACCCCGGCAGGCTGTCGCAGCTGCTGGCCAACCTTCTGACGAACGCCGCCCAGCACGGCGAGCGCTCTGCGCCTGTCACGTTGAGGGTTCACGCCGCATCCAATCGTCTGACCCTGGATGTGCACAACGCAGGCTGCATTCCGTCGGAGAGGCTGGGCAACATTTTCAGCCCGTTCTCGCGCGAGCAGGGCGAGCTGCCCAGGCCCGGCCTGGGTCTGGGCATCTACATCGCATCGGAAATTGCCAGGTCTCATGGCGGGACACTCGAGGTGGCGTCCAATGAAGGCGCGGGAACCTTGTTTACGTTCCAGATGCCGGGCGCAGGACGTTCGTAG
- a CDS encoding ABC transporter permease gives MRYALELALSGIHRSKLLSILIVLAVATGISAFATMLLIWIGLGSDPAPSISHSLYHVELDLRDDAARSSSARPLPVLSLHDVQEITRLTGVPSVATSSSWLPYRPMGTDRPLGMIAVRGFTSGAHSLLDLKLLSGAFWRSDDDQNGARVAVISGSLSRELFGSESAVGRQIELATRSFAIVGVVEDWNPIPRFHDLRGGAYAESERLYIPLAAWRALPKDYGMGAMSCRDGVPEDPESASCAWLQLWVQLNDVHALGKFSSALHRYGLAQVDSGRATDVFSRVAPLKDWLAINDVLPDEVSTQLWFAAGVLVICLVNAAGLFLAGFVCRSREIAIRRSLGATRGDIVRQLAVHSAVLGAAGGLVSIPMVLLGFRVVQDLSSAYASHLSIAWWYVALCPLIAAMSALLSASIPLWRASQRFVSLRMGEAP, from the coding sequence ATGCGATACGCGTTGGAACTCGCACTATCCGGCATCCATAGATCGAAACTTCTCAGCATCCTGATCGTGCTCGCCGTGGCGACAGGCATAAGCGCGTTTGCCACGATGCTGCTGATCTGGATCGGTCTCGGGAGCGACCCCGCACCCAGCATCAGTCATTCTCTCTATCACGTGGAGCTTGATCTGCGGGATGATGCCGCCCGATCCAGCTCTGCCCGGCCGCTGCCGGTGCTGTCGCTCCACGATGTGCAGGAGATCACTCGGCTCACCGGCGTCCCGAGCGTCGCAACGTCATCATCCTGGCTTCCCTACAGGCCCATGGGAACGGATCGGCCGCTCGGCATGATTGCCGTTCGAGGGTTTACGTCAGGTGCGCATTCCCTGCTCGACCTGAAGCTGCTCTCCGGGGCCTTCTGGCGATCCGATGATGACCAGAATGGAGCGCGCGTTGCAGTGATCTCCGGATCACTCTCGAGGGAGCTGTTCGGATCGGAATCTGCGGTGGGCAGACAGATCGAGCTGGCCACGCGGAGCTTCGCCATCGTCGGCGTGGTGGAGGACTGGAATCCCATTCCACGATTCCACGATCTTCGAGGCGGTGCCTACGCGGAGAGCGAACGTCTCTACATCCCGCTGGCGGCATGGCGTGCGCTGCCAAAGGACTACGGCATGGGCGCGATGTCCTGTCGCGACGGCGTACCTGAGGATCCGGAGAGTGCATCGTGCGCTTGGCTGCAGCTATGGGTCCAGCTGAACGACGTGCACGCGCTCGGCAAATTCAGCAGTGCGCTGCACCGCTATGGGCTGGCGCAAGTCGATTCAGGCAGAGCCACTGACGTGTTTTCCCGCGTGGCACCGCTCAAGGATTGGCTGGCGATCAATGACGTACTTCCCGATGAAGTCAGTACACAGCTGTGGTTCGCAGCCGGTGTCCTGGTCATATGCCTGGTGAATGCCGCCGGACTCTTCCTGGCTGGCTTCGTGTGTCGGTCCAGGGAGATCGCCATTCGCCGGTCGCTTGGCGCAACCCGAGGAGACATTGTCAGGCAGCTCGCCGTTCATTCAGCCGTGCTGGGGGCCGCCGGAGGACTCGTCTCCATTCCAATGGTCCTCCTCGGATTCCGGGTTGTGCAGGATCTCTCCAGTGCGTATGCGTCGCACCTTTCCATTGCGTGGTGGTACGTAGCCCTGTGCCCCCTGATCGCGGCGATGTCTGCACTTCTGTCGGCGTCGATTCCGCTGTGGAGAGCCAGCCAGCGGTTCGTATCGTTGCGCATGGGGGAAGCGCCATGA
- a CDS encoding alpha/beta hydrolase, with protein MGKAMTMWAATLLLATAGLAHAGEISVKRGGYTLKGEETGTGRTTVVFEAGFGQGPAAWKQVIAGLGGDYRSIAYARAGLGTSGTDGVTKRIDDHLSDLDALIETVAPGQQVILVGHSYGGLLVTEFARRHPQRVRGIVLVDPATMGQRLAYKKADAARVQADDEALLAMLQPSMAADYRVLVEQLDAAEAASERAMPDVPVVLLTATQVADKPLVFEETAAGKVIWKAQHALLFSTFARGVHRYVATGHSIAKEDPAAVVQAIGEMAAMPDITDR; from the coding sequence ATGGGCAAGGCAATGACGATGTGGGCAGCGACCCTCCTGCTGGCGACCGCCGGTCTGGCGCACGCAGGCGAGATTTCGGTCAAGCGCGGGGGCTACACGCTGAAGGGGGAGGAGACCGGGACCGGCAGGACCACGGTGGTCTTCGAGGCCGGCTTCGGCCAGGGCCCGGCTGCGTGGAAGCAGGTGATCGCTGGCCTGGGGGGCGACTACCGGAGCATCGCCTACGCGCGGGCTGGGCTGGGCACGTCAGGCACCGATGGCGTGACCAAGCGCATTGATGACCACCTGAGTGATCTGGACGCGCTGATCGAAACCGTCGCGCCGGGCCAACAGGTGATTCTGGTCGGTCATTCCTACGGCGGGCTGCTGGTGACGGAGTTCGCGCGGCGCCATCCGCAGCGCGTGCGCGGCATCGTGCTGGTGGACCCGGCGACGATGGGCCAGCGCCTCGCCTACAAGAAGGCAGATGCGGCGCGGGTGCAGGCGGACGACGAGGCGCTGCTGGCGATGCTGCAGCCTTCGATGGCCGCAGACTACCGCGTGCTGGTCGAGCAGCTTGATGCGGCAGAAGCGGCGAGCGAGCGTGCGATGCCGGACGTGCCAGTGGTACTGCTGACCGCGACCCAGGTGGCCGACAAGCCGCTCGTCTTCGAGGAAACCGCGGCGGGCAAGGTGATCTGGAAGGCGCAGCACGCGCTGCTGTTCTCGACCTTCGCGCGCGGCGTGCATCGCTACGTTGCTACCGGCCACAGCATCGCGAAGGAGGACCCCGCAGCGGTGGTGCAGGCCATCGGTGAGATGGCGGCGATGCCGGACATTACGGACCGCTGA
- a CDS encoding YifB family Mg chelatase-like AAA ATPase, producing MSLALVYSRARAGVDAPLVRVEVHLSGGLPVTQIVGLAEASVRESRERVRAALLCARFDFPQRRITLNLAPADLPKEGGRYDLAIALGILAASGQVEPQSLLGYEFLGELGLTGELRPVSGALPAAIAAAEAGRILVVPPGNAAEAALAEHADVRVARTLLECCAGLGNPRLLPPVQRVDTTPLPLPDLADVRGQAHARRALEVAAAGGHHLLLIGSPGCGKTLLASRLPSLLPDTEQDEALQLAAIASVSGEGLDPRRWRQRPFRAPHHSASAAALVGGGNPPCPGEISLAHHGVLFLDELPEWNRSALETLREPLESGHIRIARAARSVQYPARFQLVAAMNPCPCGWAGDRSNRCLCTDERITRYRARVSGPLLDRIDLHISVARMDAVELRESTPLGEPSTVVRARVEAAHARQRARGGLNAHLPPAALRACTRLSEGDQDLLEQAIERLQLSARAMHRILRVARTIADLDACERIGTAHLAEAIGYRQLDRGKAGA from the coding sequence ATGAGCCTGGCGCTGGTCTACAGCCGTGCCCGCGCCGGGGTCGATGCCCCGCTGGTGCGGGTGGAAGTGCATCTGTCCGGCGGCCTGCCGGTCACCCAGATCGTCGGCCTGGCCGAAGCCAGCGTGCGCGAGTCGCGCGAGCGCGTGCGTGCCGCCCTGCTCTGCGCGCGCTTCGATTTCCCGCAGCGGCGCATCACCTTGAACCTGGCCCCGGCCGACCTGCCCAAGGAAGGCGGTCGCTACGACCTCGCCATCGCGCTGGGCATCCTCGCCGCCAGCGGCCAGGTCGAGCCGCAGTCGCTGCTGGGTTACGAGTTTCTCGGCGAGCTCGGCCTCACCGGCGAACTGCGTCCGGTCAGCGGCGCGCTGCCCGCCGCGATTGCCGCCGCCGAGGCCGGGCGCATCCTGGTGGTGCCGCCGGGCAATGCCGCTGAAGCTGCCCTGGCCGAGCATGCCGACGTGCGCGTGGCCCGCACCCTGCTGGAGTGCTGCGCTGGGCTGGGCAATCCACGCCTGCTGCCGCCGGTGCAGCGCGTGGACACCACGCCACTGCCCCTGCCCGACCTGGCCGACGTGCGCGGGCAGGCACATGCGCGGCGCGCATTGGAAGTGGCCGCCGCCGGCGGTCATCATCTGCTGCTGATCGGCAGCCCCGGCTGCGGCAAGACCCTGCTGGCCTCGCGCCTGCCCAGCCTGCTGCCGGACACCGAGCAGGACGAAGCGCTGCAGCTGGCCGCCATTGCCTCGGTCAGCGGCGAAGGGCTGGACCCGCGGCGCTGGCGGCAGCGGCCGTTCCGCGCGCCCCACCACAGCGCGAGCGCGGCGGCCTTGGTGGGCGGCGGCAATCCACCCTGCCCCGGCGAGATCTCGCTGGCGCATCACGGCGTGCTGTTCCTGGACGAGCTGCCGGAATGGAACCGCAGTGCCCTGGAGACGTTGCGTGAGCCTTTGGAATCCGGACACATCCGCATCGCGCGTGCCGCGCGCAGCGTGCAGTATCCGGCGCGCTTCCAGTTGGTGGCGGCAATGAATCCATGCCCCTGTGGATGGGCAGGCGACCGCAGCAATCGCTGCCTGTGTACCGATGAGCGCATCACCCGCTATCGCGCGCGGGTCTCAGGGCCCCTGCTGGACCGCATCGACCTGCACATCAGCGTGGCCAGGATGGATGCAGTGGAGCTGCGGGAAAGCACACCGCTCGGCGAGCCGAGTACGGTGGTGCGGGCGCGGGTGGAAGCGGCGCATGCGCGGCAGCGCGCGCGGGGTGGGTTGAATGCACATCTGCCGCCGGCAGCGCTGCGGGCGTGCACGCGGTTGAGCGAGGGCGATCAGGATCTGCTGGAGCAGGCGATCGAGCGGCTGCAGCTCTCGGCTCGGGCGATGCACCGGATTCTGCGGGTGGCTCGCACGATTGCGGATCTGGATGCGTGCGAGCGGATCGGGACCGCACACCTGGCGGAGGCGATTGGATATCGGCAGTTGGATCGGGGCAAGGCAGGGGCCTGA
- a CDS encoding PAS domain-containing hybrid sensor histidine kinase/response regulator encodes MRRCDLPVSSPDSLAYGLLQDSAWVHAGLAESAPAELRTVLTMILDCPEPLWIAWGPDNLFYFNDAFSPWMGNKLDGAMASPVRIVWHDVWDELGGAIADAMAGTHRSFRNLRVFMDRDGTRRETFWTFSYSPIRIADGSVGGILCVVSDQTEFVSERNEHSRQVEAISEEARLAHAELVRAREQLRQSQKLEAIGQLTGGVAHDFNNLLQVITGSVDMLRYGSPRDERQNRHIEAIGAAADRATSLVSHLLSFSRRQTLSPEVFDLCAGVEGLADIIRTLLGGRVALQLELPDEPLHVLLDKTQLDTALINLAVNARDAIAEHGTVRICVRQVEAMPSVRFAPPLKGTFAAVSVSDDGCGIDASVMTHVFDPFFTTKGVGEGTGLGLSQVFGFVKQSEGEVDVESTVGEGSTFVLYLPLTHQTPAAVGVSETQSLHDAKGLNVLVVEDNVDVAAFAVSALRELGCGVFLARNGSDALAELEQNRQRYHSVFSDVVMPGISGLELAKTLRERYPDLHVVLTSGYSELLARETDHGFALLRKPYTLGDLARAINPPRVSCAAVEPVGDETVWRTLS; translated from the coding sequence ATGCGGCGTTGCGATCTACCGGTGTCCTCTCCCGACTCCCTGGCATACGGGCTGCTGCAGGACAGCGCGTGGGTGCACGCGGGGTTGGCTGAATCAGCGCCCGCAGAACTCCGCACCGTGCTGACGATGATCCTCGACTGCCCGGAACCGCTGTGGATCGCGTGGGGGCCGGACAACCTGTTCTACTTCAACGACGCATTCTCGCCCTGGATGGGAAACAAGCTGGACGGCGCCATGGCCAGCCCGGTCAGGATTGTCTGGCACGACGTCTGGGACGAGCTAGGCGGTGCGATTGCCGATGCCATGGCCGGTACCCATCGCAGCTTCCGTAACCTGCGCGTGTTCATGGATCGGGATGGCACGCGGCGGGAGACCTTCTGGACATTCTCGTACTCGCCCATCCGCATTGCTGACGGCAGCGTCGGCGGCATCCTGTGCGTGGTCAGCGACCAGACCGAGTTCGTCTCCGAACGCAATGAGCACTCACGGCAGGTGGAAGCCATCAGCGAGGAGGCGCGGCTGGCCCATGCCGAACTGGTGAGGGCGCGCGAGCAGCTGCGGCAATCGCAGAAGCTGGAAGCCATTGGCCAGTTGACCGGCGGTGTCGCCCACGATTTCAACAATCTTCTGCAGGTCATCACCGGTTCGGTGGACATGCTGCGTTACGGCAGCCCTCGCGACGAGCGGCAGAATCGCCATATCGAGGCCATCGGTGCAGCGGCCGACCGCGCCACCAGCCTGGTGTCCCATCTGCTGTCCTTCTCGCGCAGGCAGACCCTGTCACCCGAAGTATTCGACCTCTGCGCGGGCGTTGAAGGACTGGCCGACATCATCCGCACCCTGCTCGGCGGGCGGGTCGCCCTGCAGCTCGAGCTTCCCGACGAACCCTTGCATGTGCTGTTGGACAAGACACAGCTGGATACCGCGCTGATCAACCTGGCGGTAAATGCGCGCGATGCGATTGCCGAGCACGGCACGGTGCGCATCTGCGTGCGTCAGGTCGAGGCGATGCCATCGGTACGCTTTGCGCCACCGCTGAAGGGCACGTTTGCCGCGGTCTCGGTCAGCGATGACGGCTGCGGTATTGATGCTTCGGTGATGACCCACGTGTTCGATCCGTTCTTCACCACCAAGGGCGTGGGTGAAGGCACCGGGCTGGGGCTCAGCCAGGTGTTCGGCTTCGTCAAGCAATCCGAGGGCGAGGTGGATGTTGAAAGCACGGTGGGCGAAGGCAGCACCTTCGTGCTCTATCTGCCGTTGACACATCAGACGCCCGCGGCCGTCGGTGTTTCTGAGACGCAGTCGCTGCACGACGCCAAGGGCCTGAACGTGCTGGTGGTGGAAGACAACGTGGATGTGGCTGCATTTGCGGTGTCTGCACTGCGCGAGCTCGGCTGCGGCGTCTTCCTTGCCCGCAACGGCAGCGATGCCTTGGCCGAGCTGGAGCAGAACCGTCAGCGCTACCACTCTGTTTTTTCCGATGTGGTCATGCCGGGCATCAGCGGCCTGGAGCTGGCCAAAACGCTTCGCGAGCGCTATCCCGATCTGCATGTGGTGCTGACCAGTGGCTACAGCGAACTGCTGGCGCGAGAGACCGATCATGGCTTTGCGCTGCTGCGGAAGCCCTACACGCTGGGTGATCTGGCCCGGGCGATCAACCCGCCCAGGGTGTCGTGTGCGGCGGTTGAGCCGGTTGGGGATGAAACCGTGTGGCGCACGCTGTCATGA
- a CDS encoding DUF892 family protein gives MAIKTAEDLFIHELSDIYSAEKQLTKALPRLARAADNPALATAFETHLEETQGQIERIDQVVEVLGIRLKRIKCAAMEGLVEEGKEVIDAIDKGPVRDAALIGGAQKVEHYEIASYGTIAALAKQLGYKDALPLLLETLEEEKATDEKLTLLAKSGGNAKAAQAA, from the coding sequence ATGGCCATCAAGACAGCGGAAGACCTTTTCATCCATGAACTCTCCGACATCTACAGCGCCGAGAAGCAGCTGACCAAAGCATTGCCACGCCTGGCCCGTGCAGCCGACAACCCCGCGCTGGCCACCGCTTTTGAAACCCACCTTGAGGAAACGCAGGGCCAGATCGAACGCATCGACCAGGTCGTGGAAGTACTGGGCATCCGGTTGAAACGCATCAAGTGTGCGGCAATGGAGGGTCTGGTCGAGGAAGGCAAGGAAGTGATCGATGCAATCGACAAGGGTCCGGTGCGCGATGCCGCGCTGATCGGCGGCGCGCAGAAGGTCGAGCATTACGAGATTGCCTCATACGGCACGATCGCGGCATTGGCCAAGCAGCTGGGCTACAAGGATGCCCTGCCCCTGCTGCTGGAAACCCTTGAGGAAGAAAAGGCCACCGACGAGAAGCTCACGTTGCTCGCCAAAAGTGGCGGCAACGCGAAGGCCGCTCAGGCGGCGTAA
- a CDS encoding low affinity iron permease family protein, which yields MIRPRFARVAAATARLSGSLGAFVAALGVIITWAASGPAFHFNDTWQLVVNTGTTIVTFLMVFLIQHTQNADTAALHIKLDELIRVSKDANQELLNLESMEPAHLEEIRQRYEALAKTAADIKSKKERCMPCEGDPAIHP from the coding sequence ATGATCCGGCCGCGATTTGCGCGCGTCGCGGCCGCGACCGCACGATTGTCCGGCAGCCTGGGAGCGTTTGTCGCCGCGCTGGGCGTGATCATCACCTGGGCCGCCAGCGGGCCTGCATTCCACTTCAACGACACGTGGCAGCTGGTGGTGAATACCGGTACCACCATCGTCACCTTTCTGATGGTGTTCCTGATCCAGCATACGCAGAACGCCGATACCGCTGCGTTGCACATCAAGCTGGATGAGCTGATCCGGGTCAGCAAGGATGCCAACCAGGAGCTGTTGAATCTGGAGTCGATGGAGCCGGCTCACCTTGAGGAGATCCGCCAGCGCTACGAGGCGCTTGCGAAGACGGCGGCGGATATCAAGTCGAAGAAGGAGCGCTGCATGCCCTGCGAAGGCGATCCGGCTATCCACCCCTGA
- a CDS encoding alpha/beta fold hydrolase, with amino-acid sequence MRRSALWAVLLLFSPVIASASAPKARACEDGTSAALLGSQCATVDVPLRHADPSGEHITLFLRRIAASADVPRRGEVWLISGGPGESGASLYPLIQTYQRAFPGFDLVIPDHRGTGRSSRICPIQEAPESPAGTGLADAEWGPCIGSMYANLQRTSAFSITEAAQDLGILMSQADRSGQVLLYGVSYGTQLALRSLQVNELDVDGLILDGLVPPETTETWDLSRRTALVDQVGRQSMDERSLQQYRTLLAVKDAAWQKDVPGGDLRRFFAALLSFPALRDRMPKIVQDLSEGDARTLVATVKDWNAALAQLGQAGNNQPALPLVMLIAASENNARPELSMETVNEEAKDALFVSPIPGLLVSGSVPRYTRDAWFGKTPDTLPRTLILQGTLDPNTAYAGAQEHAAMLRRSGPVTFHTVDRGAHLLPLVAPGCFVAAVGSFIGGGMVSERCAEPLLE; translated from the coding sequence ATGCGTCGTAGTGCGCTGTGGGCGGTACTGCTTCTGTTCTCACCCGTAATTGCCAGTGCATCTGCACCCAAGGCACGTGCTTGCGAGGACGGCACGTCAGCCGCCCTGCTCGGATCACAGTGCGCCACTGTGGACGTTCCACTTCGCCATGCCGATCCATCAGGCGAGCACATCACACTGTTCCTGCGGCGCATAGCGGCCAGTGCGGACGTACCCAGACGAGGCGAGGTCTGGCTGATCTCTGGCGGCCCGGGCGAGTCAGGGGCATCCCTGTATCCCCTGATCCAGACCTACCAGCGTGCGTTCCCCGGGTTTGATCTTGTGATCCCCGACCACCGGGGCACGGGTCGGTCATCGCGGATCTGCCCGATCCAGGAGGCACCGGAAAGCCCGGCAGGCACGGGACTGGCAGACGCCGAATGGGGCCCGTGCATCGGCAGCATGTACGCCAACCTGCAGCGCACGTCGGCCTTTTCCATTACCGAGGCTGCGCAGGACCTTGGCATTCTGATGTCACAGGCAGATCGCAGCGGGCAGGTGTTGCTGTATGGCGTTTCCTACGGCACCCAGCTGGCGTTGCGTTCGCTCCAGGTCAATGAGCTTGATGTGGATGGCCTCATCCTCGACGGACTGGTGCCGCCCGAGACCACTGAAACATGGGACCTCAGCCGGCGCACCGCGCTTGTTGACCAGGTCGGGCGGCAGAGCATGGATGAACGTAGCCTCCAACAATATCGGACGCTGCTGGCGGTGAAAGATGCGGCTTGGCAGAAGGACGTGCCGGGCGGCGACCTGCGCCGGTTCTTCGCCGCTCTGCTGAGCTTCCCTGCGCTGCGCGATCGAATGCCGAAGATCGTGCAGGACCTTTCCGAGGGTGATGCCCGCACCCTCGTTGCCACAGTAAAGGACTGGAATGCCGCGCTGGCGCAGCTGGGACAGGCAGGAAACAACCAGCCGGCCCTGCCGCTGGTGATGCTCATCGCCGCCTCGGAGAACAACGCACGTCCGGAGCTCAGCATGGAGACCGTGAACGAAGAGGCCAAAGATGCGTTGTTCGTCAGTCCCATTCCCGGCCTGCTCGTCAGTGGGAGTGTCCCGCGTTACACGCGTGATGCCTGGTTCGGAAAGACCCCGGACACCCTGCCACGGACACTGATCCTGCAGGGGACGCTGGATCCGAATACCGCCTACGCCGGTGCCCAGGAACACGCTGCTATGCTCCGCAGGTCGGGGCCTGTCACGTTCCACACGGTCGACCGCGGTGCCCATCTACTGCCGTTGGTAGCGCCAGGCTGCTTTGTTGCGGCTGTCGGCAGCTTCATTGGGGGTGGCATGGTCAGCGAGCGCTGTGCAGAGCCCCTGCTGGAGTGA
- a CDS encoding SDR family oxidoreductase — protein sequence MLIDLNLRAWSNSVKQALPLEGHAGIVTGASSGIGLGVAEALVQAGASVVVNYHSHEEPARELVDRIVAEGGRAVAVQADVAKEAEVIRLFDEAASAFGRIDLVVANSGIQKDAPFAEMSLDDWNAVIDINLTGQFLCAREAVKRFRSQPEGRRPARSAGSIITLSSVHEVIPWAGHVNYASAKGGIRMLTRSLAQEVAADRIRVNAVAPGAIRTPINRDAWDSEEALTKLLKLIPYGRIGEPEDVARAVVWLASDMADYITGTTLFVDGGMTLYPEFRDNG from the coding sequence ATGTTGATCGATCTCAACCTTCGAGCCTGGAGTAATTCCGTGAAGCAAGCACTACCACTTGAAGGTCATGCCGGCATCGTCACCGGGGCCAGCTCCGGCATCGGCCTGGGCGTTGCAGAGGCGCTGGTGCAGGCCGGCGCATCGGTAGTGGTGAACTACCACTCGCACGAGGAACCGGCACGCGAGCTGGTGGATCGCATCGTTGCCGAGGGCGGGCGTGCGGTCGCAGTACAGGCCGACGTCGCGAAGGAAGCCGAGGTCATCCGCCTGTTTGATGAGGCGGCCTCCGCCTTTGGCCGGATCGATCTGGTGGTTGCCAATTCGGGTATCCAGAAAGACGCCCCCTTCGCGGAGATGTCGCTGGATGACTGGAACGCGGTGATCGACATCAACCTCACCGGCCAGTTCCTCTGCGCGCGCGAGGCGGTTAAGCGCTTCCGCTCACAGCCTGAAGGAAGGCGTCCCGCGCGCAGCGCCGGTTCAATCATTACCCTCAGTTCCGTCCACGAAGTCATCCCCTGGGCAGGCCATGTGAACTACGCCTCGGCAAAGGGCGGTATCCGCATGCTGACGCGGTCATTGGCGCAGGAAGTCGCCGCAGACCGTATCCGCGTCAATGCGGTGGCGCCCGGTGCCATCCGCACACCCATCAATCGCGATGCCTGGGACAGCGAGGAAGCGCTGACCAAGCTGCTCAAGCTGATTCCCTATGGGCGCATCGGCGAGCCGGAAGACGTCGCGCGCGCCGTGGTCTGGTTGGCCTCGGACATGGCCGACTACATCACCGGCACGACGCTGTTTGTCGACGGTGGCATGACGCTGTATCCGGAGTTCCGCGACAACGGTTGA
- a CDS encoding cysteine hydrolase: MSTKSALIIIDLFSLFDFPEGRALSPAAFRAAGKAAMLMAAFDERDLPVIFANDNFGDWKRDFPGLVEACRQRGGHAADIAERLAPQPRHYFILKPKHSAFLATPLPVLLAKLGVQRLVLAGMALDSCVLATALDANSREYETVVAWEATAALPDRQKPALQLLQRSGAAKVLGMREVIALLDA, translated from the coding sequence ATGAGCACGAAAAGCGCGCTGATCATCATCGACCTGTTCAGCCTCTTTGACTTCCCCGAAGGCCGCGCACTCAGCCCGGCGGCATTCCGCGCGGCCGGCAAAGCCGCGATGCTCATGGCAGCGTTCGACGAGCGGGATCTGCCCGTCATCTTCGCCAACGACAACTTTGGCGACTGGAAGCGCGACTTCCCAGGCCTGGTTGAAGCGTGTCGTCAGCGTGGCGGGCATGCCGCAGACATTGCCGAACGCTTGGCGCCGCAGCCGCGGCATTACTTCATCCTCAAACCCAAACATTCCGCGTTTCTGGCAACACCCCTGCCGGTGCTGCTGGCCAAGCTGGGCGTCCAGCGCCTGGTCCTTGCCGGCATGGCACTGGATTCCTGCGTGCTGGCCACTGCCCTCGACGCCAATTCGCGTGAATACGAGACGGTCGTCGCATGGGAAGCGACCGCTGCCCTGCCGGATCGACAGAAGCCGGCGCTGCAGCTTCTGCAGCGCTCCGGTGCCGCAAAGGTGCTGGGCATGCGCGAGGTCATCGCACTGCTTGATGCATAG
- a CDS encoding BLUF domain-containing protein: MANRAIAYASEALPGLDPQRLTAMVEDAARFNQDAGITGVLLFDGQRFLQYIEGPEDALGVAYSRILGASSHREIVELARGRVGRRMFPYWSMRLLPADAHELSQAAYADWRGFVRRAGREGSPWAAMDHLNAVVQPHLG, from the coding sequence ATGGCAAACCGCGCAATCGCCTACGCCAGCGAGGCACTCCCCGGTCTTGATCCACAGCGCCTGACCGCGATGGTCGAGGACGCCGCCCGATTCAATCAGGATGCCGGGATCACCGGCGTGCTGCTGTTTGATGGGCAGCGCTTTCTGCAGTACATCGAAGGTCCGGAAGATGCCTTGGGCGTGGCGTATTCGCGCATTCTGGGCGCCAGCAGCCATCGCGAGATTGTGGAGTTGGCGCGGGGGCGCGTGGGTCGCCGGATGTTCCCGTATTGGTCCATGCGGCTGCTGCCTGCCGATGCACACGAGCTGAGCCAAGCGGCCTATGCAGACTGGCGTGGCTTCGTCAGACGGGCCGGACGGGAGGGCAGCCCCTGGGCTGCCATGGACCACCTGAACGCGGTGGTGCAGCCTCATCTGGGCTGA